GGCGAAGCTGCGCGACCGGCTGAAGCAGGTTCGGCAGCAGATTGACGACGAGGAGTGGAAGGCGGCGCGGAAGGCGAGGATGAGGAAACGCTAGATGCCAGACGCCACACGCCAGACGCTGGACATCAGCAGGACTACGCAGGACGCATGACGCCAGAGGCTGGAAGCAAGATGGAACCGAAGTACCCGTTCGAGAAGCTGGAGGTCTGGCAGCTAGCGGTGGACCTTACAGACGCCGTCTATGCTGCTGCGCGGAGTCTTCCTCGGGCGGAGATGTTCGCGCTCGGAGACCAGATGCGCAGGGCCTCGGTCTCGGTCGCCCTCAAAATCGCTGAAGGGCGTGCCGCGGACAGTGAGGCGGAGTTCAATCGTTTCCTCGGTATCGCGTTGCGGTCGCTGATCGAAGTCGAGGCGTGCGTTCGGCTGGGGGTCCGCCTTGGGCTTCTGGATGCTCGTCATGCCAGTGGTGTCTGTGCGGTGGCCGATCCACTTGAGGCGAAGTTGAGAACACTGCGGACTCGACTCAAGAGGTCGCGCATCCGTCCATCTTCGTAGCCGTGTCGCCTCAAGCGTCTGGCGTCAGGCCTGTAGCGTCTGGCCTCAGGCGTCGAGCGGCAGTCTTCGGGTCCCTCGCAGTCCAGATGAAACGGTGCCGCAGGTGCGGCCTGCCGGACGGAGTGAGTGCTGTCTTCGGTCGGTTCGATTCTCCCCGCTGGATGCTGGTCGGGCAGGCGCCCGGGAAGAAGGAGATCCTGCTGGGTCGTCCTTTCGCCGGTGCGGCCGGACGGCGGCTGTTCCAGTGGCTGGCCGAGGCCGGTTTTGAAGAAGAGCAGTTTCGTTCCATCTGTTACGTGACCGCGATGATGAAGTGCTTTCCCGGTGGCGGCGAGCGGGGAGACCTGAAACCGAGCCGTCAGCAGGTAGCCAACTGCGCGGCGTGGCTGGAGAGAGAGCTCGCGCTGGCCAGACCAGGTGTGCTGATTCCGGTTGGCCAGTTAGCGATCGAGCGGTTCCTGGGGAAGGCCAAGCTCGAGCAGTTGATCGGCCGGCAGTTTCGCCGCGTCATCGGCGGGCGTGCCGTCACGGTGATACCTCTTCCTCACCCCTCCGGTGCCTCGGCCTGGACCAACGCGCCCGAGAACCGGAGACTCATCCGCCGGGCAATTCGGCTGCTGGCCGAAGCGTCTAGCGGCCAGTGATGTTCTGAATCAGGCCGCGCAGCGGACCCGGAACGGTCATCGCTTTCTCAGGACAGAGTTCCGCGCAGCAGTAGCACATGATACACTTCTTGCGGTCGATGGCCGGGTAGGGCGACATGGCGATGGCATTGACCGGGCAGTTGTCGGCACAGCGGCGGCAGCGGGTGCAGATTCGTTTGTCGAAGAGCGGTCGGCGCTGCAGCAGACGGTAGACTGCCGAACCGGCCACGCCGGACGCCATCTCAGCAACACGC
Above is a window of candidate division WOR-3 bacterium DNA encoding:
- a CDS encoding four helix bundle protein, with the protein product MTPEAGSKMEPKYPFEKLEVWQLAVDLTDAVYAAARSLPRAEMFALGDQMRRASVSVALKIAEGRAADSEAEFNRFLGIALRSLIEVEACVRLGVRLGLLDARHASGVCAVADPLEAKLRTLRTRLKRSRIRPSS
- a CDS encoding uracil-DNA glycosylase, whose product is MKRCRRCGLPDGVSAVFGRFDSPRWMLVGQAPGKKEILLGRPFAGAAGRRLFQWLAEAGFEEEQFRSICYVTAMMKCFPGGGERGDLKPSRQQVANCAAWLERELALARPGVLIPVGQLAIERFLGKAKLEQLIGRQFRRVIGGRAVTVIPLPHPSGASAWTNAPENRRLIRRAIRLLAEASSGQ